The following is a genomic window from Geminicoccus roseus DSM 18922.
CCTGATCGACGGCACCGACAGCAAGATCGTCCAGGCCTACAAGACGATCCGCAAGGAACTGGAGCTCTACGGGCACGGCCTGGTCGACAAGCCCGAGATCGTCTGCCTGAACAAGGTCGATGCGCTGAGCAAGGAGCAGCTGCGCCGCAAGGCCGCCAGCCTGGAGGAGGCTTGCGGCCAGAAGCCGGAGCTGATCTCGGCGGCCACCGGCGCCAATGTCCGGCCGGTGCTGCTGCGGGCCCACGAGCTGATCAAGCAGGCCCGAGCCGCGGAAGCGGCGGAAAAGGCCAAGGTGCTGGAGGTCTCGTGACCTCGCCGATGCTGGCGCGCCGTCTGGTCGTCAAGGTCGGCAGCTCGCTCCTGGTCCAGCCCGACGGCGACATCCGCCAGCCCTGGCTGGATTCGCTTACCCACGACATCCAGCGCCTGCGCGCCCGCGGCACCGAGGTGATCGTGGTGAGTTCCGGCGCGATCGCGCTCGGGCGGCGGGTGCTGGGGCTGCCGGCGGGGCCTCTGCCCCTGGAGCAGAAGCAGGCCGCCGCCGCCGCCGGGCAGATCAGGCTGGCCGGCGCCTGGGCGGCGAGCCTCGGCGCCCATGGCCTGCCCGCGGCGCAGATCCTCCTGACCCTCGACGACACCGAATCGCGCCGCCGCTACCTCAACGCGCGCTCGACCTTCGCGGCCCTGCTGAACCAGCGTGCCGTGCCGGTGGTGAACGAGAACGACACGGTGGCCACCACCGAGATCCGCTTTGGCGACAACGACCGGCTTTCCGCGCGGGTCGCGGTGATGGCCTCGGCCGAGACCCTGGTGCTGCTGTCCGACGTGGACGGGCTCTACACCGCCGATCCGCGCCGCAGCCCCGATGCCCGCCATTTGCCGGTCGTGGAGGAGATCACGCCCGAGATCGAGGCGATGGCCGGCGGCGCCGGCTCCGTGGTCGGCACGGGCGGCATGGTCAGCAAGCTGGTGGCGGCCCGGATTGCGACCCATGCCGGCTGCGCGGTGCTGCTGGCGCGCGGCGACGCCCTCCATCCCCTGGACGCCGTGGAGCAGGGCGCGCGCTCGAGCCTGTTCGTCGCCAAGGCCAGCCCGCACGGCGCGCGCAAGCACTGGATCGCGGCCGCCCTTGGCGTCACCGGGGTACTGCGGGTCGACGAGGGCGCCGCCCGGGCGCTGGTCGCCGGCCGCTCCCTGCTGCCGGCGGGCGTCCGCACGGTCGAGGGCCGGTTCGAGCGCGGCGACGCCGTCCTGATCCGCTCGATCGACGGCCGCGACCTCGCCAAGGGCCTGGTCGCCTACGACGCCGACGACGCGGCGCGGATCGTCGGCCTGCGCAGCGACGACATCGAGCGCACCTTGGGTTATCGTGGCCGCGACGAGCTCATTCACCGCGACGATCTGGTCCTGTTGTAGGGAGTTTGCCTGATGGCCGAGACCGATGCCGTCGACCTGGTGCAGCGGATCGGCCGCCGGGCCAAGGAGGCTGCCGCCGTGCTGGCCCTGGCGCCGCGCGGCGTCAAGGATGCCGCCCTGCATGCCGCCGCCGCTGCCCTGCGCGCTGGCCAAGCGAGCATCCTGGAGGCCAATGCGAAGGACATGGCGGCCGGCGAGGCCGCCGGGCTGAGCAAGGCGCTGCTGGACCGGCTGCTCCTGACCCCTGCACGGGTCGAAGCAATGGCCGCCGGCCTGGAGGTCGTGGCGGAACTCGAGGATCCGGTCGGCCGTGAGCTGGCCCGCTGGCGCCGGCCGAATGGCCTGGACATCGCCCGGGTGGCGGTGCCCCTGGGCGTGGTCGGGGTGATCTACGAGAGCCGTCCGAACGTCACCGCCGATGCGGCGGCCCTGTGCCTGAAGGCCGGCAACGCCGTGATCCTGCGCGGCGGCTCCGACAGCTTCCACAGCTCGCGCGCCATCCACGCGGTCATGGCCAGGGCGATCGCCGAAGCCGGCCTGCCCGCCGACGCCGCCCAGATGATCCCCACCACCGACCGGGCCGCGGTGGGCGCCCTGCTGCAGGCCAGCCAGCATGTCGACGTGATCGTGCCCCGGGGCGGCAAGTCGCTGGTGGCGCGGGTCCAGAACGAGAGCCGGGTGCCGGTGTTCGCCCATCTGGACGGCAACAACCATACCTATCTCCACGCCAGCGCCGATCCGGACATGGCGCGCGAGATCGTGCTGAACGCCAAGCTGCGCCGCACGGGCGTCTGCGGTGCCACCGAGACCCTGCTGGTCGACCGCGCCGCCGCCGCCCGCCTGCTGCCGTCGATCCTGGATGAGCTGGCCGCCCGTGGCTGCGAGATCCATGGCTGCGCGGAGACCCTGGCGCTGTGGTCATGCGCGTTGCCGGCCACCGAGCAGGACTGGGGCACCGAATACCTGGATGCGGTGCTGGCGGTGAAGGTCGTGGCCGGCATCGACGAGGCCATCGGCCATGTCGGCCTGTACGGCAGCCACCATACCGACTGCATCGTCGCCCGCGACGCCGACGCCGCCGAGCGCTTCCTGGCGGAGGTCGACAGCGCCATCGTCACCCACAACGCGTCCACCCAGTACGCGGACGGTGGCGAGTTCGGCTTCGGCGCGGAGATCGGCATTGCCACCGGCCGACTTCATGCACGGGGGCCGGTCGGGCTGGAACAGCTGGTGACCTACAAATACCTGGTCCGCGGCACCGGGCAGTGCCGCCCGGGCTGACCGGCTGCATCTGTTTGGCCCCGGCTGCCGTAAGGTTGGTCGAAGCGACACATTGCTGAGACAAGTTCATGGGCCCGCTTGGCGTCGGGGCGCCAGCGCCCTATGTCGTCCGTAGATGCGAAGCGCGAATACTACGACGCCCTCGGGCGCCGATGGCACCGACGATCTGTTGGATGACCTGCTCGTCAGAGCCGGCCGACAGGATGCCGAGGCATTCAAGAAGCTGTATGCTGCTACGTCTTCGCGACTTCTGGGTGTCGCCTTGAGGATCGTCCGCCGCCGCGAGGTTGCCGAGGACGCGCTGCATGATGCATTCGTGCGGGTCTGGTGGCACGCCGCGCGCTTCGATCCTGCCCGCGGTCAGGCGATGGGCTGGATGATCACCATCGTGCGCAACAGCGCAATCAACCATCTGAGGCGGACCACCCGGGAGGTCCCGCTGGTGAGCGGCGACCAGGACGACGAGCAGGACCTGCTCGACCGGATGGCGGCCGTCCCAGGCGTCGACCCCACCGACCGGATCGGCCTCGCCCGCTGCCTGGAGGAGCTTGAGCCCGCGCCGCGCCAGTGTGTGGTGATGGCGTTCGTTGATGGCTGGAGCCATGAGGATCTCGCCGAGCGGCTCGGCCATCCGCTTGGCACCGTCAAGAGCTGGATCCGGCGCAGCCTCTCCCGCCTGCGGGAGTGCCTGGGCTGATGATGAGCGGATCCGGCGAGGAGCGCGACGAGCTGGAGATCGATGCCGGCGAGTTCGTGCTGGGCACGCTCTCGGCCGACGAGCGGATGCGCTTCGAGATGCGCCTGCGCACCGACCGTCGGGCCCAGGCGGCGGTGGCCTACTGGGAGCGGCGGCTAGCGCCCTTGGCCGGGCTTGCCCAGACGGAGGAACCGAACCCTGCCCTGTTCGAGCGGATCGAACGGACCATCAAGCACCAGGCCCGTCCGGCCCGCGGGCGGATCATGGTGCCGCTGCACCGGCGGATCTGGAACAGCGTGTCGATCTGGCGGGGCGTGGCGCTCGGGACCAGCCTGGCTGCGGCAGCCCTGGCCGGCCTGCTGGTGATCCGGCCGATCCCGCAGGAGGCGGGACCGTCCTATGTCGCGATCCTGGACAACGCCGAGGGGGCGCCGGTCTGGCTGGTCACCGCCGATCCGGCCGCGAGCACCGTGTCGGTGGATGCGGTGGGACAGGCGCCGGACGACACCAGGGTTCCGGAGCTCTGGCTGATCTCGGAAGGTGCGCCAGCGCCGGTCTCGCTGGGCCTGCTCCAGCCGGATACTCGAACCCGGACCATCCTGGATCCGTCGCAGCTGGCCGATCTTCGCCAGGGTGCGGTCCTGGCGGTGTCGCTGGAACCGCCGGGCGGCTCGCCGACCGGCGCTCCCACGGGCCCGGTGGTCCAGCAGGGCCAGATCGTCCCCTACCTGCCCTAGAAGCCGGATCCCGGCTGTCCAGGTCCGTCAGATGACCGGGCGGTGCATGCCGGATGGGGGCTCGTCCAGGAGTTGGCCCAGCCGGTGCAGCGCTTCGGCCAGGGCCGGCCGGCTCGATGGCGCGCCCAGCGAGACGCGGACCGCCTCCAGCTCGACATGGCCGACTGCAAAGGCGCTGCCCGGCATGACCGCCAGCCCGGCACGGGCGGCGTGACCAGCGAACGCCTCGGCCGACCAGCCCGAATCCAGCTCCAGCCAGAGATGGTGGCAGGTCGGCACGGCCGCGAACCGCGCGCCGCTCAGGGCCTGGACCGCCAGCCGCTGCCGGATCGCATTCTCCGCGCGGATCGCTTCGACGATCGCGGCCAGGGTGCCGTCGCCAATCCAGCGCGAGGCCAGGGCCGTCATCAGGGGCGGCGCCATCAGGCTGGTCGCCCGCAGCATCGCCGTCAGCCGGCGGGCCCCTGCCCGGCTTGGCGCCAGGACGAAGGCGGTGCGCAGGGCCGGCGTCGCGCATTTGGACAAGGTGTCGACGTGCCAGACCAGATCCGGCGCCAAGCTCGCCAGGGAGGGCAGGCCGTCGCCGGCCAGCTCGGCATAGGCGTCGTCCTCGATGATGGGCACCCCATGATCGGCCGCGACCCGGGCGACCGCCTGGCGCCGCTCCGCCCCCATGGTGGCAGTGGTCGGGTTGTCCGCCGCCGGGACCAGATAGAGGGCCTTTGGCCGCTGCGCGCGGCAGCAGGCGGCAAACGCGTCGGGAAGGATCCCCTCCGCGTCCATCGGCAGCGGCCAGAGCACGATCCCGAGCTGGGACGCCACCGCCTTCAGCCCCGGATAGGTGAAGGTCCCGGCACAGAGGATGTCGCCGGGCGCAAGCAGCAGGCGCGCCAGGGCATGGAGGACGCTCTGCGCTCCGGCCGCCACCAGCACGCACTCGGGCGGCACGTCGTCGTGGCGCCGGCCCAGCCACCGCGCCGCCGCGAGACGGTCCTGCTCGGCTCCGGCGGTCTCCTGGTAGTGCAGATGCGCCATTCCGGCCGGCGTGGCCAGCATTGCGGCGAGGTCGGCCGGGATCCGCTCCGCCAGGCGGGCCGCCGCCGGCTGCGGCGGGATGTTCATGCTGAGGTCGACCAAGGCGCCGGCGTCGGCCGGATCGGGCGCGAGCGATGCCCTGGCGCCCGCGGCGACAAAGCTGCCGCGTCCCGCGCTGGCCTCGATCAGGCCGAGCCCGCCGGCCTCGCGCAGGGCCCGGGTCACCGTGGTGAGATCGACGCCCAGCTGGGCGGCGATGTCGCGCTGCGGCGGCAGGCGGTCACCCGGACGAAGCTGGCCGGAACGAATCCCTTCCACGAGCGCTTCCAGGATACCCCGTGCCTTTGGCCCTGTCCGACCCTGGAGGGTCGGCCGCCAAGGCGGAAGGTCGGTGGCTCGCAGAGGCCTGGCCATGGTCAACGATGTTCCATGCGGGACGGGCAGAAGGTCGCGCCTGGCTCGGAATCCGGACAGCCGCCCTTGGTCGGAGCATATTGTATGGCTATATCCCGGACAACGCCACCTTATTGTATGGTTCAAAGCGCCTGCTCCTCCATACAACCAGCCGGGCCGAGGCCGGGCAGAGGGATCCGTCGCACATGCAGCACGCCGCGCAGTCCACCCACACCCACGAATCGGGCTGGACCGAAACCAGCAGCCCGATGCGGACCGGGATCCGCGGCCGCTGTCCCCGCTGCCAGCAGGGTCACCTGTTCCAGGGCTATCTGAAGCTCGCCAAATCCTGCGAGGTGTGCGGCCTGGACTATTCCTTCGCCGACCCGGCCGACGGGCCGGCCTTCTTCGCCATGTCGATCGTGGGCGTCCCGGCCCTGGTGATGGCGGTCTGGCTCGACCTTGCCTTCGACGCGCCCTACTGGGTCCAGCTGGTCACCACCTTCCCGCTCGCGATCCTCGCCTGCATGGCCCTGCTGCGCCCGTTCAAGGGCTGGCTGGTCTGCTCCCAGTACTTCCACCGGGCTGGCGAAGGCCGTCTGGTCGGGCCGGACGAGCGCGAGCGCTGAGCGGCATCTTGCGCTTGGCGACCGGATAGGGTCGGTTGCCGCCACGCCACGACCTTGCCTTGGGACAAGCTTGGACCCGACCTTCCTGCGCCGCCCGGTCGCCCGGATCAACCGTCCGCTCCCGGCCGAGTCGCTGCCGCTCGCCCGGGCGGTCCCGCGGGTCGGCCTGTTCGGCGGCTCGTTCAACCCGGCCCATGAGGGGCATCTGCATGCCAGCCAGGAGGCCCTGCGCCGCCTGCGCCTCGACCGGCTGGTCTGGCTGGTCTCGCCACAGAACCCCCTGAAGGAACGGGATGGGATGGCGCCGTTCGTCGAGCGTTTCGCCTCGGCCGAGCGGGTAGCGGCCGCCGACCCGCGGATCCGGGTCAGCGACTACGAGGAGCGCCACGGGCTGCGCTATTCGGCGGACACCATCACCCGCCTCGCCCGCGCGCCCGACCGCCGGCATGTATGGATCATCGGTGCCGACAATCTCCTGCAACTGCCGCGCTGGAAGCACTGGCTCCTTTTGTTGCAGACCTGCCCGGTTGCGGTGCTGGCCCGCGCACCATATCTTCAGCGTGCTGGAAAAGGATTGGTGGCCCAGAGGTTCGCAGCGGCGCGGCTCGACGAGCGCCATGCCGACCGGCTGGCCGACATGCCTCCTCCGGCATGGGTCTTGTTGCATCATCGGCTGCATCCCGCCTCATCGACGGCCATCCGCCGCGATCGGGCTGCGGCGAACCAGGAGATATCGACATAGCCACGGCAGGCAATGGAGGCATGGCACCGGCCGACCTCCTCGACTTCATCACGAAGTCGCTCGACGACGACAAGGCGGTCGATCCGATCGTCGTTGATCTGGCCGGCAAGACCTCGATCGCCGACTGGATGGTGGTCGCCTCGGGAACGTCCCAGCGGCACATCTCCTCGATGGCCGAGAAGATCCTGCAGAGCCTGAAAGAGCGCGGCTACAAGAACGTCTCCGGCGAGGGGCTCGGCTCCTCGGACTGGGTCCTGATCGATGCCGGCGACGTGATCGTGCATCTGTTCAAGCCGGAGACCCGCAGCTTCTACGACATCGAGAAGCTCTGGTCGGTCGAGGCGCCCAAGCGCCTGGCGGTCGCGCCCGGCTGAGCCCATGCGGGTGACCATCCT
Proteins encoded in this region:
- the proB gene encoding glutamate 5-kinase, giving the protein MLARRLVVKVGSSLLVQPDGDIRQPWLDSLTHDIQRLRARGTEVIVVSSGAIALGRRVLGLPAGPLPLEQKQAAAAAGQIRLAGAWAASLGAHGLPAAQILLTLDDTESRRRYLNARSTFAALLNQRAVPVVNENDTVATTEIRFGDNDRLSARVAVMASAETLVLLSDVDGLYTADPRRSPDARHLPVVEEITPEIEAMAGGAGSVVGTGGMVSKLVAARIATHAGCAVLLARGDALHPLDAVEQGARSSLFVAKASPHGARKHWIAAALGVTGVLRVDEGAARALVAGRSLLPAGVRTVEGRFERGDAVLIRSIDGRDLAKGLVAYDADDAARIVGLRSDDIERTLGYRGRDELIHRDDLVLL
- a CDS encoding glutamate-5-semialdehyde dehydrogenase; its protein translation is MAETDAVDLVQRIGRRAKEAAAVLALAPRGVKDAALHAAAAALRAGQASILEANAKDMAAGEAAGLSKALLDRLLLTPARVEAMAAGLEVVAELEDPVGRELARWRRPNGLDIARVAVPLGVVGVIYESRPNVTADAAALCLKAGNAVILRGGSDSFHSSRAIHAVMARAIAEAGLPADAAQMIPTTDRAAVGALLQASQHVDVIVPRGGKSLVARVQNESRVPVFAHLDGNNHTYLHASADPDMAREIVLNAKLRRTGVCGATETLLVDRAAAARLLPSILDELAARGCEIHGCAETLALWSCALPATEQDWGTEYLDAVLAVKVVAGIDEAIGHVGLYGSHHTDCIVARDADAAERFLAEVDSAIVTHNASTQYADGGEFGFGAEIGIATGRLHARGPVGLEQLVTYKYLVRGTGQCRPG
- a CDS encoding sigma-70 family RNA polymerase sigma factor codes for the protein MDDLLVRAGRQDAEAFKKLYAATSSRLLGVALRIVRRREVAEDALHDAFVRVWWHAARFDPARGQAMGWMITIVRNSAINHLRRTTREVPLVSGDQDDEQDLLDRMAAVPGVDPTDRIGLARCLEELEPAPRQCVVMAFVDGWSHEDLAERLGHPLGTVKSWIRRSLSRLRECLG
- a CDS encoding anti-sigma factor — translated: MMSGSGEERDELEIDAGEFVLGTLSADERMRFEMRLRTDRRAQAAVAYWERRLAPLAGLAQTEEPNPALFERIERTIKHQARPARGRIMVPLHRRIWNSVSIWRGVALGTSLAAAALAGLLVIRPIPQEAGPSYVAILDNAEGAPVWLVTADPAASTVSVDAVGQAPDDTRVPELWLISEGAPAPVSLGLLQPDTRTRTILDPSQLADLRQGAVLAVSLEPPGGSPTGAPTGPVVQQGQIVPYLP
- a CDS encoding aminotransferase-like domain-containing protein, with the translated sequence MARPLRATDLPPWRPTLQGRTGPKARGILEALVEGIRSGQLRPGDRLPPQRDIAAQLGVDLTTVTRALREAGGLGLIEASAGRGSFVAAGARASLAPDPADAGALVDLSMNIPPQPAAARLAERIPADLAAMLATPAGMAHLHYQETAGAEQDRLAAARWLGRRHDDVPPECVLVAAGAQSVLHALARLLLAPGDILCAGTFTYPGLKAVASQLGIVLWPLPMDAEGILPDAFAACCRAQRPKALYLVPAADNPTTATMGAERRQAVARVAADHGVPIIEDDAYAELAGDGLPSLASLAPDLVWHVDTLSKCATPALRTAFVLAPSRAGARRLTAMLRATSLMAPPLMTALASRWIGDGTLAAIVEAIRAENAIRQRLAVQALSGARFAAVPTCHHLWLELDSGWSAEAFAGHAARAGLAVMPGSAFAVGHVELEAVRVSLGAPSSRPALAEALHRLGQLLDEPPSGMHRPVI
- a CDS encoding DUF983 domain-containing protein; the protein is MQHAAQSTHTHESGWTETSSPMRTGIRGRCPRCQQGHLFQGYLKLAKSCEVCGLDYSFADPADGPAFFAMSIVGVPALVMAVWLDLAFDAPYWVQLVTTFPLAILACMALLRPFKGWLVCSQYFHRAGEGRLVGPDERER
- a CDS encoding nicotinate-nucleotide adenylyltransferase; translated protein: MDPTFLRRPVARINRPLPAESLPLARAVPRVGLFGGSFNPAHEGHLHASQEALRRLRLDRLVWLVSPQNPLKERDGMAPFVERFASAERVAAADPRIRVSDYEERHGLRYSADTITRLARAPDRRHVWIIGADNLLQLPRWKHWLLLLQTCPVAVLARAPYLQRAGKGLVAQRFAAARLDERHADRLADMPPPAWVLLHHRLHPASSTAIRRDRAAANQEIST
- the rsfS gene encoding ribosome silencing factor; translated protein: MAPADLLDFITKSLDDDKAVDPIVVDLAGKTSIADWMVVASGTSQRHISSMAEKILQSLKERGYKNVSGEGLGSSDWVLIDAGDVIVHLFKPETRSFYDIEKLWSVEAPKRLAVAPG